TAAAAATTTTTATTATAAGAGAATTTTTTTAATAAATGAATTAGAAGATTCTTTAAAGGATAATAAAATTATAATTTTCTTTATCGCTTTTTTAAACTTCACCTTCATTATTTCCGAAAGAATTGCTAATTTGACTAGTGTAAAAACACGTTTTAACACTTACAACATTTTTCAAATGTCTTCTTTTAATACCATATATATTTTTATTGTATTACTAAGTTTTATCGCCTCTTCCACTATATTATATTTAAAAATCAAAATAGATCTAGATAACTGGCAATTTGAGAAGATCAAATTATATAATATTGGACTAATTGATGAAGAAATAGATAGTATATTACTATGCAAACTTAGGTTAATATTTTTTTCACATATATTTATAACAACTCTCGCGAGTATTGTATATCTTTATATTTGCAAATTAGGTAAAGAATTTACGATAAATACAATTAAAATATTTATATGCTATTTTATTATACAATTATTGGGATATATTGTAACTAGAATAAAAGTAATTGAAACGAACAGATGAAAATAATCTTTGAAGGTAATAAGGGGTTATTGAATTATAAACATGGAGTAGCAAACAGATTTATATCCTTTGATATTACAGCAATTGAATAGTATAGTTCATGAACAACTATTCAAACCGAATACTCCCCCAAAATGCCGTAAAATTTAGTTATAAATAATACTACATTTTTACGTCGCACTTCAAAAATATCGTCTCAAGCAATCTAATAATATGCAAATTAATTAAGTGGAATTGTATTATTAACGACATTTTAATAAACATATAGTATAATCTAAATAGTATTAATTTAAATCAGGTTAAAGAATACAATAAGTTTGAGAGTGTGATTATTATGAATTTTTTAAGAAACATAGAAAAAGGATCTATAAGTATTAAAAAAATAACAATAAAAAAAGCATTTTTTATTGTTATTCTAACGGTTTTGTTAGAATCATTAGGACAAATACCTATAATTATTATAAATATACTTTCTAAAAAATATTCGACTGCATTACCCTATATAGACCTTGTAGCAGATGTAATAGTTAAATTTTTTGTTATTAGTCTTTTATTAAAATGGTATAGTAAAATCTCCTATGATATACCCCGAAAACAAGGTTTAGATAAGATAAAATTTATTCGTATTGCTGTAATTATTATAGGTTTTCGTTTAGCGTATGATAATAGCTTAATATACTTAGTTGATAAGATACCTATGCCCAACTTTATAAGTCAAGCCTTTGGAGAAATGTCTATTTCACCTATTATTATGATACTTACCATTGCAGTTATAGCACCTATATATGAGGAAGTCATTTTTAGAGGAATACTTCTAAAGGGTATGGCAAATAAAATGGACCCAAACTTAGCACTTATAATATCCGCCTTAATTTTTGCATTAGTTCATATGAATATTCCACAAGGTATTAACGCATTTTTATTAGGATTAATTATTGGAGCTATATACTTACGCTCGAATTCAATATATTTATGTATATTTGCACACTTTATAAATAATTCTGTTGGAATTACAATTTCAGGATCCTTCCAATTATTAAGTGGAAAGTATTCCATGATAATTCGTAGTATATTTTTCCTTGTAGGGATTACAATTTTAATTTTTGCCTATAGATGGTACACCCTAAAGAAACCCGAAGATACATTAGATATATACAAAGAATTTATAGAAAGATAATAAGCTAAACTAATCCTTGAAGAACAAGGAGAATGGAGTAATATTAGATGTTTCAATCACACTTAGGCGAAATGGCTGCACTTGCAACTGCATTATGTTGGACAATTACTGCTGTATCATTTGAAGCCGCAGGAAAAAAAGTCGGGTCTATATCAGTAAATTTAATAAGACTTGTTATCGCATTTATATTAATATCAATTTATAATTTATTTTCTAGAGGAATGATCTTGCCAATAGATGCTTCCAGTTCCGCCTGGTTATGGTTAACCTTTTCAGGAATAATTGGTTTTGTTATAGGTGATCTATTTTTGTTTCAGGCATATGTTGAGGTTGGCGCACGTATATCAATGTTAATTATGTCAACGGTACCACCAATAACAGCGATTACAGGATTCCTTCTTATGGGCGAGAAAATCACGTTGCTCGGGCTTGCGGGCATGATAATAACTATTGTTGGTATTTCCCTCGTAATCCTAACTAAAAATCCAGGTAATAAAAAAGTAAGGTTATCTCATCCAATTAAGGGATTAGTATATGCTTTTATAGGTGCATTAGGACAAGCTTTTGGTCTTGTTTTTAGTAAGTTTGGAATGGGATCATATGATCCATTTGCTGCAACTCAAATTAGAATTATAGCAGCGATTATTGGGTTTTCAATTGTCATTTCTGTGTTAAAGAAGTGGGGTGAGCTAATTGTTGCGGTTAAAGATAGGAGGGCAATGAAATACATTTCTATTGGTTCACTATTTGGTCCATTTGTAGGAGTCTCCCTCTCTTTATTAGCTGTTCAACATGCATCAACTGGAGTAGTTTCAACAATAACATCAATAACTCCAATACTACTAATACCTGTTTCAATTATTGTGTTTAAGGAAAGGATTGCTCCACGAGAAATATTTGGAGCTGTTATTACTTTGTTAGGTATTTCACTTTTATTTATATAAGCAAATCACTAATTAAATAATTTTAAAACCATCCGATATAAACGATTCAATTGTTATATAATGCTTTAAATGTTATAATATAAATATACATTGACTGGGTAGTATTTTAAATTTCTAAAATTTAAAGATACCAATATCTAGAATAAGTGAGGTGATTAAAATATTAGTAACATATAAAATTAAAATTAAGTCTGATGCTATTAAAAGTTTAGTCAAAATGACACGCTCTAAAATCAAATGGAGAAAAAGACTTGAAGTGACTCCTAAATTTAAAAAATTGAATTGTAATCAATCACCAATGATATTAACGAGATCAGCACTACATAATCTATTATTTAGTAGCTGTTTGTAAACGTTTTAACAATACGTATAATTATTAGCACTTAAATTAAGTGCTAATAACAGAGTTAGATTACTTAATACTCCATCATAATAGTACTGAGTACTACTCGATACATTTTTAATATTAAGGTGCTAGGTACTAGCACCTTAATAAAATCTTGCTCTTGTTTACTCTTTGCCTTTCTAAATAAATCTTTTAATTGACTATATGATAAACTTAAAAAAATCTCATATATTTCTTTATCTTTAATTTTCATATCTAATATCTCCAATTCAAACTATTTATATAATATTATATTCTCATAATCTTTATGCAAATATCTATATGTTTTACTCCTTCATAGAAATGTCCCGCTTAAGCCTAATCCATAAATATAATCCTATTATGCAAGTTAATATTTCTGTTATAGTCATCGACCATATAACCCCATCTAAACCAAAAGTATATTTTCCTAAAATCATAATAGGAATTAATAATATTCCCTGCACTACAGACATTATGGTTGCCTCTTTACCTCTTCCAGCTCCTTGGAATATTCCTATAAAAAGACCAGTAATGCTAGCAAACAAAGCTGAAATAAGCAAAGCTATCAAAATGTATATACCCGTGTTTATTACGTAAGTATTGTTGCTAAATAAATGTACTATTGGTTCTCTGAAAATAAATATTATTAATGAAAATGCGAAAGTTAGGATTGCAATATAGGCTGCAGTAATCTTTATAATACTCTTCATTCGTTTTATATTCTTAGCTGCATATGCATAAGCAATTAAGGGAATAACTCCAATATATAACCCTTTAGCAGCAAACTGAGCAAGTTGGGCAATTCGCTGAGATATTCCAAATGCAGCAACAGCATAGTCGCCATAGTATGCTGAAAAATTATTTAGCAATAAAACGGAAATAATCATAAATGCATCTAATAAGAAAGAGGATATTCCTATCTTAAAAATATCTTTAAGCATACTAAGCGTTGGTTTGAATGTTCTTATGGAAACTGTCAAAGTAGAACTTTTGTTTTTAAGGTAATAAACATAGTACAATAATGCACATGTATTCGCAACAACTGTTCCAATTGCTGCTCCTACAATATTTAAATGACATATAAAAATTAGTATGGGGTCCAGTATAATATTTATGATAACACTTATAAACATACCATTCATCGAGACTTTTGATGCTCCCTCCGCTCGTACTACTTGTCCTAATGCAAAGTTAGCAATTACAAATGGACCTCCTATGATAAGAACCATAATAAAATCTTTGGTGAACAAAACGGTATCACCTTTTGCACCTAATATTTGTAGAATGGGATGAATTAAAGGTATCGCGAATAACATAAAAATAAATCCAGCGAGTAAACTTAAGAAAAAAGTAACTGATGAAACTTTTTTTGCCTCTCCTAATCTCCCCTCCCCAAGTAACCTAGATATATAGGTTCCACCACCTACACCAAAAATGTTTCCAATTCCCGATAATATTATTGTAAAAGGTAATGCCAATGTGACAGCTGTCATCATTGCTGTGTTATTTAGCTTTCCAATAAAAAAAGCGTCAATAACATTATAAATCATAATAACTGACATCCCCAGCATCATGGGCACTGCCATGTGTATTATTGCTTTTGGTATAGTTGCTTTTTCAAAATAATAATTTCTTTTCTCTTCCATATAACGATCCTCCTTAAACTTTCAGGTAGTGTAAATTCTTTCACACTACTTATTTGATTCTTTCTTTATATATCAACGGTTTGCTCTGTAGATTGTGTATTGATTGATCTAAATTTACACATTTAAAATTCTCACCTCTTGAAAAAAGTATTTATGTTTCCTTGGAAACATAAACATTCTATCATCTTATTGTTTCCTTGTCAACAATAAAATAGAGCTGCATCATACGCTCATGTTCCAGCGTTTTGATACAGCCCCATTTAGGCTACTTTTTTATACAACACCATTATTCAAAATCATTTTGATTTATTATATCTACACCTTGCTTCTTTATTTCTGCATCCAAATGCCTACTATACTTTGCAACAAAGCTTAGAATGATATCAAATTGTTCCTCGGTTACCTGCTCAAATACGGCTTTATCCCGCTCTTGAAACTCTTTGTGCAGTTCCTCATGGACTTTGTTAATTACTTTTCCTTGCTCAGTAAGCCTAAAATAGATTTCTTTCTTGTTATCCGGTTTTCGGTAGCTTTCGATAATACTTTTTTTTATGAGCTTCTTAGTTATTTTACTTATGGCACCCCTAGTCATATAAAAAGATTCCGCAAGTTTTGTCACGTTGGAATCTACATTTCTTCCAATGTATCCGATACAATGTACTTCAGAAGACTTAAAACCCTTAAGACTGTCTTTCATCTTAGGTTTATTAAGCGAAACTATCTTGTTTAATATGTCCCTGAAACCCATTATGACCTGTTCTTCTTTGTTCATGACCTATCCTCCCATACCTCATTTAAAAAAATATCAATTACCTCAACAAAATTTTATCTTTTGTTTACATTCATTATTATAACAGTTTCTTTATCACTCAACCTTAAATTGTAGCTTTTTGTGTTTTACTGCGGAGCCGCAGCTAATGTTGCACTTGTTGAAACTCCACTTTTTAAATTTGATAATGGATCAAATCTGAGGTCGCAGACCCCTCCATATCTGAAACTGTTTTAGTGATATCTATGCCATTTTCATCTAATACTCTGTATTTTAAAATAGCTGTGGTTTCTCCAGTCTTAGTTATAGCTGAAGTAAACTGAATAATTTTCATTTTTTAAAGTTACAGGAATTCCAGAAGTTTCTTTAACTGGCGTGCTTAAAGTACTTCCCATTCCTTGACCATTATTATATTTAATAGTCGAAATGTCTACAGAATCCTTATTAACTTGTTTTCCATCACTATTTTTTGTCCAACCAGTTTCGTCATTTTTTATAAAGATATCACCTTTATTTTTAACTACTGCATCACTAATCAGACTCGCATTCGTTGGATCATTTGCATAATTTAAAGTATACATATTATCTCCTATTACCACAGAAAAAATTAAGACAGGACAAAAGATCAAGGTGGATGGTTATCCTTATTAAACCCCTGGGGTATACAATTTGGTTTTTGTTAAAATCTTGGTTTTTATTTGATATGCTTCTTTTATAAATAATAAAGGAAGTGTTAATTATGCAAAAAGACTATTTATTAGTAACCCAAGAATTAACGAAAATATTTAAAAAGGAATATGCAGTAGATGCTCTTTCCATCTCAGTTCCGAAAAATCATATTTATGGATTACTAGGGGCTAATGGCGCAGGGAAATCTACCACATTAAAAATGTTAACAGGACTATTAAAAGCAACTTCGGGTGAAATTAATTTTGATGGACATCCATGGAGCCGTAATGATTTAAAAAACATTGGTGCCTTGATTGAGCAGCCACCTATCTATGGGAATTTAACTGCACATGAAAATCTAAAAGTTCATACCACTCTTTTAGGATTACCAGATCACCGTATTTCCGAAGTATTAGAAATTGTAGATCTGACAAATACAGAAAAAAAGCAAGCCAAACATTTTTCTATGGGAATGAAACAGCGTTTAGGAATTGCTACATCAATTCTGAATCATCCTAAATTGTTGATTTTAGATGAGCCTACTAATGGGTTAGATCCCATTGGTATTCGTGACTTACGAAAATTAATAAAATCTTTTCCTGAGCAAGGAATCACTGTAATTTTATCCAGTCACGTTTTATCCGAAGTAGAACAGGTTATAGACTATGTTGGGATTATGAGCAGTGGCATCTTAGGTTATCAGGGTGAAATTAACGAAAATGAAGATTTGGAAACTTTGTTTATGAATGTTGCAGATAAAAATAATGAAAAAAGGAGCATTGCCAGATGAAAAAATATTTAATATCGGAAACATTAAAAACCAAGAGGACTATGCTCCGTAAATTAACAATTTTTATACCAATATTATCTGTGGCCCTTGCCTCTATTTTTGGTTCTTTAGGTGGCGATATCAAGAGCGCTGATATTACTTCGATTAATCATTGGTCATTATTATGGTTGCCAGCTTTAATTGTTTTACTTACAGGTATGTTTCATAAACTCGAACAAGATAGTACAGGTTACAAAACAATTTTTTCTTTTCCTATTAATTTAAGAAAAAGTTGGATATCTAAAATTATACTTTTATCATTATTCACTTTAGTATCCTCTATTTTTTTAGGTATACTTATTCTTATATTAAACTTTAGCATTATTAAGGCGTCAACAAATGGGATCTTAATAATGGGACAACATTTGAGTATTGTCCCATTTTACAATTACTTTATAGCCATTATCATAAGTTGGTTGGTATCGCTTTGGCAGATTCCTTTATGCTTATGGTTAAGTAAAAAAATAAACTTTTTTGTTTTACTATTTATAACTTGTGCAGCTAATTTAGAACTTGGCGCAGGAAAAGCAGCTTCTTCTTTGTGGTGGATGAACCCATGGACTTGGCCTTTGAGGTTACAATGTCCCTTATTACACCTTCATCCAAATGGTCTTCCATTAGAATCAAACAGTGCTTTATTAAACAGTGGAGTTATTCCAATAGGTATATTATTAGGTATTTTTCTATTTTTAATTCTAACTTTTCTCACCAGCTTTTCATTTAAAAGAAGTGAGGTGCATTAATATGAGTGTATTTTGGCATAGTTATAAAGCAGAATTTTTTAAAAACAAACACAGTGTTTTTCTTTGGGCACATATTTTAATGCCTTTTCTTTTAGTTGCCATTATGACTTTTAGTCGCTTTGGCAAGTTGAGTAGTTTAGGTTTGTTTGTGATTTTTTTTAAGATGATTGGTTTTGCCTTTCCACTGCTTGCTGCAGCACTTTGTGGGTTAATTGCAATTCAAGAGAAACAGGCTGGAGATTATCAAATGATGATTGGTAAACTTCCACATAAGACAACTACTTTTCTAAGCCAATTGTGCATGTTACTCACAATGTGTTTAGGTGCTATATTTTCAGCCATCCTGTTATTTATGATATCAATGAAATGGATATTACATGTAAATAACATCAATTATCTTTTATTTTTTAAAACAGGAGGATTGATATTTTTAAGCGTTATCTTCCTTTATAGTTTATATTTAATTTTAGCTTATCATTTCAATACAGGAGTTTGCACTATGGTTGGATTTTCTGGAGTTATCATTGTAGCTTTAGCTTCTACGAGCCAGGGAGATAGTATTTGGATGTTTTTACCTTGGGTCTGGTCTGTACGATTTATCGACTTTATAGCTGCACTTCGATTTAATGATTTAAGTAAAATACCACTGAAGTATATTTCTTACCCTCAAGGTGGGATGGATATAGGATTGATGTGCATGGGAGTAATGACAATTTTCTGCGTTGCTGTTTATATTTTTACATTTCATCTTTGGGAAGGTAGACAAAAATAATCAAAAAAAGTATTATGTAAATAATGGGGGTGAAAATATGGCGAAGATTTTAGCTGTAGACGATGATAAGCGAATTTTAAAATTGATAAAAAACGCTTTAGAAATCAATCACCATGATGTGGTTACATTGCAAAATGCAGAAAATACTCCTATAGAAACCTTTTGTGGCTATGATTTAATTTTGCTAGATATAATGATGCCAGGAATAGACGGATTTAAACTTTGTGAGAAAATACGCCATACAGTAGATTGTCCAATTATTTTCTTAACAGCAAAAACAGAAGAATCAGCAATTGTTAAAGCCCTAATGCTTGGAGGTGACGATTATATAAAAAAGCCCTTTGGAGTAATGGAACTCAACGCCCGTGTTGATGCATACCTACGGCGAGAAACCCGCGGAAAGCCCACGAAAAAGTTAGTGTATGACAATATTACAATTGACTTTGATAAAAAGGAGATTAGGGTTTGTAACAATCTTATTGCGTATACGAAAAATGAATACAAGATTTGTGAGTTTTTAGCATTGAACAGAGGTAAAGTATTTACAAAACAGGGAATTTTTGAAG
This window of the Clostridium estertheticum genome carries:
- a CDS encoding CPBP family intramembrane glutamic endopeptidase, producing MNFLRNIEKGSISIKKITIKKAFFIVILTVLLESLGQIPIIIINILSKKYSTALPYIDLVADVIVKFFVISLLLKWYSKISYDIPRKQGLDKIKFIRIAVIIIGFRLAYDNSLIYLVDKIPMPNFISQAFGEMSISPIIMILTIAVIAPIYEEVIFRGILLKGMANKMDPNLALIISALIFALVHMNIPQGINAFLLGLIIGAIYLRSNSIYLCIFAHFINNSVGITISGSFQLLSGKYSMIIRSIFFLVGITILIFAYRWYTLKKPEDTLDIYKEFIER
- a CDS encoding DMT family transporter, which produces MFQSHLGEMAALATALCWTITAVSFEAAGKKVGSISVNLIRLVIAFILISIYNLFSRGMILPIDASSSAWLWLTFSGIIGFVIGDLFLFQAYVEVGARISMLIMSTVPPITAITGFLLMGEKITLLGLAGMIITIVGISLVILTKNPGNKKVRLSHPIKGLVYAFIGALGQAFGLVFSKFGMGSYDPFAATQIRIIAAIIGFSIVISVLKKWGELIVAVKDRRAMKYISIGSLFGPFVGVSLSLLAVQHASTGVVSTITSITPILLIPVSIIVFKERIAPREIFGAVITLLGISLLFI
- a CDS encoding MATE family efflux transporter, with translation MEEKRNYYFEKATIPKAIIHMAVPMMLGMSVIMIYNVIDAFFIGKLNNTAMMTAVTLALPFTIILSGIGNIFGVGGGTYISRLLGEGRLGEAKKVSSVTFFLSLLAGFIFMLFAIPLIHPILQILGAKGDTVLFTKDFIMVLIIGGPFVIANFALGQVVRAEGASKVSMNGMFISVIINIILDPILIFICHLNIVGAAIGTVVANTCALLYYVYYLKNKSSTLTVSIRTFKPTLSMLKDIFKIGISSFLLDAFMIISVLLLNNFSAYYGDYAVAAFGISQRIAQLAQFAAKGLYIGVIPLIAYAYAAKNIKRMKSIIKITAAYIAILTFAFSLIIFIFREPIVHLFSNNTYVINTGIYILIALLISALFASITGLFIGIFQGAGRGKEATIMSVVQGILLIPIMILGKYTFGLDGVIWSMTITEILTCIIGLYLWIRLKRDISMKE
- a CDS encoding MarR family transcriptional regulator, with the protein product MNKEEQVIMGFRDILNKIVSLNKPKMKDSLKGFKSSEVHCIGYIGRNVDSNVTKLAESFYMTRGAISKITKKLIKKSIIESYRKPDNKKEIYFRLTEQGKVINKVHEELHKEFQERDKAVFEQVTEEQFDIILSFVAKYSRHLDAEIKKQGVDIINQNDFE
- a CDS encoding lantibiotic protection ABC transporter ATP-binding protein, which translates into the protein MQKDYLLVTQELTKIFKKEYAVDALSISVPKNHIYGLLGANGAGKSTTLKMLTGLLKATSGEINFDGHPWSRNDLKNIGALIEQPPIYGNLTAHENLKVHTTLLGLPDHRISEVLEIVDLTNTEKKQAKHFSMGMKQRLGIATSILNHPKLLILDEPTNGLDPIGIRDLRKLIKSFPEQGITVILSSHVLSEVEQVIDYVGIMSSGILGYQGEINENEDLETLFMNVADKNNEKRSIAR
- a CDS encoding lantibiotic immunity ABC transporter MutE/EpiE family permease subunit, with product MKKYLISETLKTKRTMLRKLTIFIPILSVALASIFGSLGGDIKSADITSINHWSLLWLPALIVLLTGMFHKLEQDSTGYKTIFSFPINLRKSWISKIILLSLFTLVSSIFLGILILILNFSIIKASTNGILIMGQHLSIVPFYNYFIAIIISWLVSLWQIPLCLWLSKKINFFVLLFITCAANLELGAGKAASSLWWMNPWTWPLRLQCPLLHLHPNGLPLESNSALLNSGVIPIGILLGIFLFLILTFLTSFSFKRSEVH
- a CDS encoding lantibiotic immunity ABC transporter MutG family permease subunit, whose protein sequence is MSVFWHSYKAEFFKNKHSVFLWAHILMPFLLVAIMTFSRFGKLSSLGLFVIFFKMIGFAFPLLAAALCGLIAIQEKQAGDYQMMIGKLPHKTTTFLSQLCMLLTMCLGAIFSAILLFMISMKWILHVNNINYLLFFKTGGLIFLSVIFLYSLYLILAYHFNTGVCTMVGFSGVIIVALASTSQGDSIWMFLPWVWSVRFIDFIAALRFNDLSKIPLKYISYPQGGMDIGLMCMGVMTIFCVAVYIFTFHLWEGRQK
- a CDS encoding response regulator transcription factor codes for the protein MAKILAVDDDKRILKLIKNALEINHHDVVTLQNAENTPIETFCGYDLILLDIMMPGIDGFKLCEKIRHTVDCPIIFLTAKTEESAIVKALMLGGDDYIKKPFGVMELNARVDAYLRRETRGKPTKKLVYDNITIDFDKKEIRVCNNLIAYTKNEYKICEFLALNRGKVFTKQGIFEAIYDFSSDTQFSVITEYIRLIRNKFKEYNYFPIETVWGVGYMWK